One genomic region from Populus nigra chromosome 8, ddPopNigr1.1, whole genome shotgun sequence encodes:
- the LOC133701539 gene encoding protein MLN51 homolog, translated as MTKVGEEEIVYESDPEEEKRLLVRRRREAASDDEEGEGEEKPRNNRRAPIHSDESDGQGGAADYDDDEEEALNEEEDEEDEEEEVYEEEEGNKEGVGGSGNAGVEVREKEIEGRKEQVGGEEKVEGEEGEEGKKGNQPFAVPTAGAFYMHDDRFRDSAGGRHRRTFGGRNLWESKDDKKWGHDKFEEMTFQERHYEQGRRTAKGNFRARGGKIRGPEWGYARRNRSKSFSDDNNQNQAPKVVRGRGPRKFESTFKSRRETPPVQNKQPGKPFEKRPHGSSGRILSSLSNTESDELPARKHSSLSSASPPFYPSGSSNKDTTSSQKRDIHGASTSKNLRTPVIDENFPTQQHSALVRGKNIADSVSIDKLYIDDSITLAAGKPLSNMQMPPSGSSVVNSITSSQSRAQGRSAAMSSQMTYQGAPQQNQINKTSPTAPIHSLQRIPAQNRIQPSAQQLVQHPSSNSPASSPPKTALSQNSYEAVEAEAAVESSKSRNALVGKGKGIIQGNGRGSFLYGGTQVVGATTGNIGVGHGDQNFSGTPTFLPVMQFGGQHPGGLGVPAVGMAFPGYVAQPQLGLGNSEMTWLPVLAGAAGALGATYCSPYISVDGAYHARPSGKTSSLGSSSKESSTNIPNNEWKNTQRPEYASDEFGQRQKPRRYSEMDFKQPSTST; from the exons ATGACTAAGGTTGGCGAGGAGGAAATTGTATATGAGAGTGATCCCGAGGAAGAGAAGCGATTGCTTgtaaggagaagaagagaagctgCGAGCGACGACGAGGAAGGTGAAGGAGAAGAGAAGCCTAGAAATAATCGGAGGGCTCCAATTCACTCCGATGAATCTGACGGTCAGGGTGGCGCTGCAGACTATGACGACGACGAAGAAGAGGCATTAAATGAagaggaagatgaagaagatgaagaggaaGAGGTTTATGAAGAAGAGGAAGGGAATAAGGAGGGAGTAGGAGGCAGCGGCAATGCTGGGGTTGAGGTTAGGGAGAAGGAAATCGAGGGGAGGAAGGAGCAGGTGGGAGGAGAGGAGAAAGTGGAGGGGGAGGAAGGGGAAGAGGGGAAGAAGGGGAACCAGCCTTTTGCGGTGCCTACTGCCGGGGCTTTTTACATGCACGATGACAGGTTTAGGGACAGTGCTGGTGGTCGGCACAG GCGAACCTTTGGTGGAAGGAATTTGTGGGAGTCCAAAGATGATAAGAAATGGGGGCATGACAAGTTTGAGGAGATGACATTTCAGGAAAGGCATTATGAACAG GGAAGGAGGACTGCTAAAGGTAATTTTCGGGCCCGTGGTGGTAAAATTCGAGGTCCAGAATGGGGATATGCCAGACGGAACAGGTCTAAATCATTCAGCGATGATAACAATCAGAACCAGGCACCAAAAGTTGTGAGAGGGAGAGGACCCAGAAAGTTTGAATCTACTTTCAAGAGTCGCAGAGAGACGCCTCCAGTGCAAAACAAACAGCCTGGGAAACCCTTTGAGAAACGTCCACATGGTAGTTCAGGGAGAATTTTGTCATCTTTGTCAAATACAGAATCTGATGAATTGCCCGCTAGAAAACATTCAAGCTTGAGCTCTGCTTCTCCTCCCTTTTATCCTTCCGGATCTTCAAATAAAGACACCACTTCAAGTCAAAAAAGGGATATACACGGTGCAAGCACAAGCAAGAATCTTCGCACTCCTGTTATAGATGAGAATTTTCCTACACAACAACACAGTGCATTGGTGCGGGGGAAGAATATAGCCGACTCTGTTTCAATTGACAAGCTTTATATTGATGATTCCATCACTCTGGCAGCAGGAAAGCCTTTGAGCAATATGCAAATGCCACCTTCTGGATCTTCTGTGGTCAATTCTATTACATCTTCACAATCTAGGGCTCAAGGAAGGAGTGCAGCTATGTCAAGCCAGATGACTTACCAGGGAGCTCCGCAGCAGAACCAAATCAACAAAACCTCTCCCACTGCGCCGATCCACTCTCTTCAGCGAATTCCTGCTCAAAACCGTATTCAACCTTCTGCCCAGCAGTTAGTCCAACATCCTAGTAGCAATTCTCCAGCCTCTTCTCCACCAAAAACTGCTTTGTCACAAAATTCTTATGAAGCTGTTGAAGCAGAGGCTGCTGTGGAATCAAGTAAATCCAGAAATGCATTGGTTGGAAAGGGAAAAGGTATAATTCAAGGAAATGGAAGAGGATCTTTTCTTTATGGTGGGACACAGGTTGTGGGAGCCACCACAGGGAATATTGGTGTTGGGCATGGTGATCAGAACTTCTCTGGAACACCAACCTTTTTGCCag TTATGCAATTTGGTGGTCAGCATCCTGGTGGTCTTGGAGTTCCTGCGGTTGGCATGGCATTTCCTGGATATGTTGCTCAGCCTCAACTTGGCTTAGGGAATTCTGAAATGACATG GTTACCAGTTCTGGCTGGTGCTGCTGGAGCTTTAGGGGCTACATATTGTTCACCTTATATTTCGGTTGATGGTGCTTATCATGCTCGCCCATCTGGGAAAACATCTTCCTTGGGTTCTTCAAG CAAAGAAAGTAGTACTAATATACCCAATAATGAATGGAAGAATACACAGAGACCTG AATATGCAAGTGATGAATTTGGACAGCGACAAAAACCTCGCAG ATACTCAGAGATGGATTTTAAGCAGCCAAGTACAAGCACTTAG